GATGGCGCGCCGCTTGTCCGCGTCGGTGACGACGACCCAGTGCCAGTTCTGCGCGTTGCTGCCGGTCGGCGCCTGGACGGCGATCTCCAGGCATTCGCGGATCAGGTCCATCGGGACGGGGCGCGCGAGGTCGAGGCGCTTGCGGACGGCCCGGGTGGTGGTCAGCAGTTCGTCGGGGCTCAGCGGCAGAGTCGTCATGCGTCCATGCTGCCCCACGGGCCCCGCGAGATTCCGGGCGGACGCCCGTCAGGTGAGGACTTCGTCGCTGAGCAGGCGCGCGAAGTCGGTGCGGAACCGCTCGTACCGGGTGCGCAGGTCGGGGCCGGGCCAGTCGGCGGGGAGCAGCGCGGCGGGGAGCAGCGGGTCGTCCATGAGGTGGCGGACGACGGCGGCGGCCAGGGTGAACCGGTCGACGATGTCGCCGTCGGCGGCGGCGAACGCGGCCTGCAGGTCGCGGGCGGGCGCCGCCCAGGCGTCCAGGTCCCAGAGGGACGCGGCGAGGGCGGCGGGGTCGCCTTCGGGGCGGCCCTCGATGAACGTGCACTGCCGGACGGCGATGTCCGGGCGCGCGCGCAGCAGGTTCGCGGGGCGCATCCAGACGCCCTCGCGGAGTTCGGCGAGCCGGACGTTCGACATGGCCTGGCGCAGGGCGGTGCGTTCGGCGACGGGGCGGCGCTCGGCGGTGATGACGGCGATCTCCCAGCCGCCGTCCCACGGGCGGGTGCGGGGGGAGCGGGCCTCGTCCTGGCGGGCCTGCCGGGCGAGGAGGCGGTCGGTGAGGCGGTAGCGGTCGCCGTCGCGGGCGAGGTCGCCGGCGGCGACCATGCGCGAGAGCGCGACGCGGATCGCCCCGTCGGCGATGCCGAACAGGGCGCCGACGCGGACGAGGTGGCGGACCGGCAGGCGGGGCGGGTGGACGCCCAGCAGGGTGCTCAGGACCACCGACCGTGCGGTGAGGGCCCGGATCTCCATGGTCCTGGTGACCTTATCGGGAACCCACGGGCATTACACACCTTCCATCATGCGTCGTGTATGTGTAATGTCCGAGGTCATGGGCGACTATCTGATCGAGCCGGTCGACCGGCTCCCCTTCGGCGCCGAGGAGAAGGCCCGCCGGTACGCCACCGAGCGGTACCGGGGCGCGGCGGGCCGCAACTGGTACGGGTGCGATCCGACGCTGCGGTTCCTGATGCGCCGCCACCTCGGCGACGGGTTCGGCTGGGCCGAGCCCCGGCTGCGGGAGCTGGGCGCGCTGATGGGCGGCCCGGTGGCGCGCTGGGCCGAGGAGACCGACCGGAACCCGCCGCGGCTGGAGAAGTACGACCGGTGGGGACGCGACGTCAGCGAGGTCGTGATGCCGCCGTCGTTCGAGGCGGCGCGGCGGGAGATCGTCGCGACGTCGTTCACCCGCCCCGAGTTCGTCCGGGAGGCGAAGGCGGCGGGGGCGGACCCGGTGGCGCTCGGCGTCGCGTGGAGCTACCTGCTCGACCAGGCCGACATCGGGATGGCGTGCGCGCTCGGGACGGGCGGCGACATGGTCGTCGGGCTGGCCGAGGCGTTCGCGCCGGACGACGTGAAGGCGCGGGTCCGCGCGCTGTTCGCCGCCGGGGCGTTCTCCGGCGAGGCGGCGCAGCTGCTGACGGAACGGGCGGGCGGCTCGGACCTCGGGGCGCTGGAGTCGACGGCCGCCAGGGACGGCGACGGCGACGCGTGGCGGCTCGACGGGTTCAAGTGGTTCGCGTCGAACGCGAACGGGTCGGCGTTCGTGGTGCTCGCCAAGCCGGTGGGCGCGGACGACGGGGTGCGGGGGATCGCGCCGTTCCTCGTCCTGCGGGAACGGCGGGACGGGACGCGCAACGGGGTGCGGATCCGGCGGCTCAAGGACAAGCTGGGCACCCGGTCGGTGGCGTCGGCGGAGATCGAGTTCACCGGCGCCGAGGCGTTCCTGCTGGCCCCCGCGGCAAGCGCGGGGGAGGGCGGCGACGGCCGGGGCCTCGCCCGGATGATGGAGCTGACGAACGGCGCCCGGCTCGGCATCGCCGCGATGGGGCTCGGCTGCGCGCGGCGCTCGCTCGTCGAGGCGCTCTGCTACGCGCGGGCGCGGGAGGCGTTCGGCGCGCCGCTGGCGGACCAGCCGCTGATGCGGCGCAAGCTCGCGGAGCTGGTGGTCGAGACGGAGGCCGTGCAGGCGCTCGTCTTCGACGGGTACCTGACGCCGCTGCGGATCGGCGCCGCGCTGGTGAAGCTGCGCGCGGCGCGGCTCGGCGTGACGGCGGCGAGCGACGCGATCGAGGCGCACGGCGGCAACGGGTACATCGAGCAGTGGCCGGTGGCGCGGATCCTGCGGGACGCGCAGGTCAACCCGATCTGGGAGGGCGGCGACAACGTCCTGTGCCTGGACGTGCGGCGCGCGATCGAGCGGCAGGGCGCGCACGAGCCGTTCCTCGAGCGGGTCGCGGCGGCGGCCGGGCGGGCGCCGTCCGGGGACGACGCCACGGCGGCGCTCGTCCAGGACCGCATCGGGCATCTCCGCGAGGCCATAGACGCGTGGCGGGGCCTCGACAAGAGTGTGGCCGAGGCTCGCCTCTACCCTCTGGCCCAGTACATGGCCGACGTGTACGCGGCCGCGCTCCTGCTGGAGCAGGCCGGATGGGAACGCGAGGACACCGGTGCGGACCGCAAGGCCCTCGTAGCGCGCCTCTACGCGCGCGCCCACCTGGCCGACCGGGGCCCGTTGCGCGGCATCGACGCCCCGGCGGAGGAGCTCGAACGGTTCGACGAACTCGTCGGCGGGGCCTTCGAGGAGGAGTGACCGATATGCCGGTACGGGTCGAGCGGCGGGACGCCGTCACGACGGTGATCATGTCGCGGCCGGAGGCGCGCAACGCGGTCGACGGGGGGACGGCGGGCGAACTCGCGGCCGCGTTCCGCGCCTTCGACGCGGACCCGGCGGCGAGCGTCGCGGTCCTGTGGGGCGAGGGCGGGACGTTCTGCGCCGGGGCCGATCTGAAGTCGATCGGCACCGGGCGCAGCCCCCGCGTGGACCCGCCGCCCGCCGACGGGCCGCTCGGCTGCACCCGGCTGCGGCTGTCGAAGCCGGTCATCGCGGCCGTGGCCGGGCACGCGGTCGCGGGCGGGCTGGAGCTCGCGCTCTGGTGCGACCTGCGCGTCGCCGAGGAGGACGCCGTGTTCGGGGTGTTCTGCCGGCGCTGGGGCGTCCCGCTCGTGGACGGCGGCACGGTGCGGCTGCCGAGGCTGATCGGGACGAGCCGGGCGATGGACCTGATCCTGACGGGCCGTCCGGTGGACGCGCGCGAGGCGTTCGACATCGGGCTGGCGAACCGGCTCGTCCCGTCCGGGACGGGCCGGGCGGCGGCCGAGGAACTGGCGGCGGACCTGGCGCGGTTCCCGCAGGCGTGCCTGCGGGGCGACCGGGCGTCGGTACTGGACGCCGAGGGGCTGTCCGAGGAGGAGGCGCTCGCCGTCGAGTACCGGCACGGGCTGGGGGCGCTGGGCGAGGCCCTCACGGGCGCCGGACGGTTCGCCGAGGGGCGCGGGCGACACGGGGACTCCAACGACGTCTGAACGTTGACCGAACGGGATTCGGGTCCTAGGTTCCCTTGTGTGCGGGCGGCCGTCGCGACCGAGGGAGTCACAGCATGACCCTGACCGTGGAACAGGCGGGTCGCGCGCTCGCCGACCCGAAGGCGTACGCCGACGACCGGCGGCTGCACGACGCGCTGACGCTGCTGCGCCGCGAGGCGCCCGTCCACCGCGTCGAGGCGCCCGGCTACGACCCGTTCTGGGCGATCACCCGGCACGCGGACGTCCTGGAGATCGAGCGGGCCCACGACCTGTTCCTCAACGCGCCGCGCCCGCTGCTCGCCACGTCCGAGCTGGACAAGCTGAACCGGGAGCGGGCGGCGCAGGGCATCGCGCTGCGCACCCTCATCCACATGGACGACCCCGACCACCGGGTCATCCGGGCGATCGGCGCCGACTGGTTCCGGCCGCGCGCGATGCGGGCCCTCGAACCGCGCGTCCGGGAGCTGGCGAAACGGTACGTCGACCGGATGGTCGACCTCGGCGGCGAGTGCGACTTCGCGCAGGAGGTGAGCGTCCACTTCCCGCTGTACGTGATCCTTTCGCTGCTCGGCCTGCCCGAGGGCGACTTCGACCGGATGCTGACCCTCACGCAGGAACTCTTCGGCGGGGACGACGGCGACCGGCGGCGCGGCCAGTCCAACGAAGACAAGCTGCAGGTCCTCCTGGACTTCTTCGCCTACTTCAAGGAGCTGACGGAAGCGCGCCGCGCGCACCCGACCGGCGACCTCGCCTCCGCGATCGCGAACGCCCGCGTCGACGGCGAGCCGCTGAACGAGTTCGACACCGCGTCCTACTACGTCATCATCGCGACCGCCGGGCACGACACCACCAGCGCGACCATCGCGGGCGGCCTGCACGCCCTCGTCGCGAACCCGCGCGAGCTCGCCCGGCTCCGCGCCGACCCCGCGCTGATGCCGCTCGCCGTGGACGAGATGATCCGCTGGACCACGCCGGTCAAGGAGTTCATGCGCACGGCCGTCCGGGACTACGAGCTGCGCGGCGTCACGATCCGCGAGGGCGACTCGCTGCTGCTGTCGTACCCGTCGGCGAACCGGGACGAGGACGTCTTCGACGACCCGTTCCGGTTCGACGCCGGACGCGACCCGAACAAGCACCTGGCGTTCGGGTTCGGCGTCCACTACTGCCTCGGCGCCGCCCTGGCCCGCATCGAGGTCCGCGCGTTCTTCGAGGAACTGCTGCCGCGCCTGCGCTCGATCGAGCTCGCGGGCGAGCCGGAGGGCATCGCGACCACGTTCGTCGGCGGGCTCAAGCGGCTGCCCGTCCGGTACAAGATCACCTGAATCCCCCTCCGCCCCCCGAGGAGCTCGTATGCACATCGACGCCGCCGTCCTGCGGGCCTTCGACGGCCCCTTCACGATCGAGAGCCTCGACCTGGCCGACCCCGGTCCCGGCGAGGTGCTGGTCCGGATCGCGGGCACCGGCATGTGCCACACCGACCAGATGGGCCGGATCCCCGGCGACCTCGTCGCGAAGCCGGTCGTGCTCGGCCACGAGGGCGCGGGCGTCGTCGAGGCCGTCGGGCCGGGAGTCGCGGGCGTCACCGAGGGCGACCACGTGGTCATGTCGTTCGACTCCTGCGGGACCTGCACCGACTGCCGCGACGGCCACCCCGGCTTCTGCCCGCAGATGGTCGCGCACAACATGCTCGCCGCCCCGCTCGACGGCGTCGCGCGGCTCACCGACGCGTCCGGCGCGGCCGTCCACAACCGGTGGTTCGGGCAGTCGTCGTTCGCGACCCACGCGCTCGGCACCGCCCGCAACGTCGTGCCCGTCACCCGGGACGCGCCGATCGAGCGGCTCGGGCCGCTCGGCTGCGGCGTCCAGACGGGCGCCGCGTCGGCGCTGATCGCGCTCGGTGTCGGGGCCGGCGACACGTTCGCGGTGTTCGGCGCGGGCGCCGTCGGCCTCGCCGCCGTGATGGCCGCCCGGCTCGCCGGGGCGACGACGATCATCGCGGTCGACCTGCACGAGTCGCGGCTGGAGCTGGCCCGCGAGCTGGGCGCCACGCACACGCTGAACGGCGCCGACGACGACGTCGCCGGGCAGATCCGGGCGCTCACCGGCGGCGGCGTCCGGTACGCGCTCGACACCACCGCCGTCCCGGACGTCGTCGCGTCCGCCGTCGCGTCGCTGCGCGCGAACGGCGTCTGCGGCCTCGTCGGCGTCGGCGCGACCGAGTACCGCCTCGACGCGAACCTGCTGCTGATGGGCCGGACGGTCAAGGGGATCATCGAGGGCGACGCCGTCCCGCACACGTTCATCCCGAAGATGATCGAGCTGTGGCGGCAGGGGCGGTTCCCGTTCGACCGGCTGATCGCCACCTACCCGCTCGAGAAGATCAACGAGGCGGAGGCGGACGCCCACGCGGGCAAGGTCGTCAAGCCCGTCCTCCTTCCGGCGGGTTAGCGGAAACAGGTTCAGGCGAGCCGTTCCACGGCGCGGGCGACGAGGTCGTCGGCCTCCTGCTCGGAGTACACCTCCGGCAGCGTGAGACGTTCGACGATCAGCCAGTTCAGCGCCATGTGCAGCAGCCGCACCGAGGTCGCGTCGCCGGGCAGGCCGGACGCCCGGTGCGCGCCGACGTTCGCGTCGACGTCGGCGCGCACGCTCCGCGTGAGCACCGTCCGCAGCTCGGGCCGCCGCGTCGCCTCCAGCCGCAACTCCAGCAGCGCCAGGTAGCCCGTCCGGAACCCGGCGACCCGGCGGACGGTCTCGCGCATCACCGCGGCGAGCTTCTCCCGGTCCTGCGCACCCTCCAGGTGGCGGGCGACGGTCTCCTCGTCCGGCTGGAGGCGCTCGTAGACGCGCGCGCCGACCTGGGTGAACAGGTCGTCGCGGTTGGTGAAGTAGTTGGACGCCGTCCCCGTTGGGACGCGGGCCGCGCCGTCCACCGCCCGGAACGTCAGCCCGCGCGCCCCCTGCTCGGCCAGCACCTCGATGGCGGCGTCGATGAGCGCCGCCCTCCGCTCCTCGTTCCTGCGCACGATTGACACCACTCCATCTGTAGTTCTAATCTTCAAGCCACGACAGGCATAGTACTACGGACGGAGTTGATTATGCGTAGGCTCGTCTACTACATCGGCGTGTCCATCGACGGCCGGATCGCGGGCCCCGGCGGGGAGGCGGACTTCTACCCGGTCGGCGACGGCGAGGCCGCCGCCGCGTACATGGCCTGGGTCAACGAGCGCTATCCCGAGACCGTCCCCACGCAGTACCGGCCGCACGTCGGCCTCGCGGACGTCCCCAACAAGCGCTTCGACACCGTTCTGATGGGGGCGGGCACCTACCGGGCCGTGCTCGACCAGGGAATCGGCAGCCCCTACGCGCACCTGCGGCAGTACGTCGCCTCCACTTCCCTGGACCGCATCGACGACCCCGCGGTGGAGCTCGTGCGCGACCCCGTCGCGCTCGTCCGGGACCTCAAACGCGAGGACGGGCCGGACGTCTGGCTCTGCGGCGGCGGAGGGCTGGCCGGCACGCTGCTCCCCGAGATCGACGAACTGATCGTCAAGAGCTATCCCGTGATCGCGGGCGCGGGCCCCGCCCTCGTCGACGGCGGCTTCGACCCGACCGTGTTCGCCCCGACCGACCACAGGTCGTTCCCCAACGGAGCCGCCATCACCTGGTACGCGCGGACGCCCTCGGACGCCCGGAACGGCTAGCGGACGCGGTGGAGGAGGTCGTCGCCTCGCTCGAGGCGGCGGCAGTTCTCCACCGCGACCTCGAAGTACCGGTCCCACGTCTCGCGCGTCAGCCACGCGACGTGCGGCAGCACGACCGTGCCGTCCAGCGCCAGCAGCGGGTCCGCGGGGTCGATGGGCTCGTTCTCGAACACGTCGAGGCCCGCACCGCCGAGACGTCCCGACTCCAGCTCCCGGACGAGCGCCGCCTCGTCGATCACCGGGCCGCGCGCCGTGTTCACGACGACCGCACCGTCCGGGAGGAGCGCGAGCCGCCGCGCGTCCAGCAGGTGGCGCGTGTCGGCGGTCAGCGGGACGTGCACCGACACGACGTCGCTCGCCCGCAGCAGCTCGTCCAGCTCCCGCCACGCCGGGTCGTCCGGACGCGGACGGCGCGACGTGAACAGCACGCGCGCGCCGATCGCCTCCAGCATCCCCCGCAGCAGCCCCGCGATCTCGCCGCCGCCGAGCAGCCCGACCGTCCGGCCCTTCAGCTCCCCGCCGACCAGCGCCCGATCGGCGGGCCAGCCCTCGCCCCGCCGGGTCCGCGCGTCGAACGTCACGACCCTCCGCAGCACCGACAGCATCAGCAGCAGCGTCGTCTCCGCCACCGCCTGCGCGTTCCGCCCCGGCATGTTCGCGACCGCGATGCCGCGCTCCGCCGCCGCGTCCAGATCGATCGTGTTCAACCCGGTGCCGAGCTTCTGGATAAGCCGCAGCTTCGGCGCCCGATCCATGTCGGCGCCGGTCAGCGGGCGCAGGACGTGCCAGAGCACCTCGGCGTCCGGGAGCAGCTCGGCGAACCGCGCCTCGTCCTCCTCCGGGCAGCTCACCACGTCCAGCCCCGGCGCGGAATGATCCATGTCGTAGTGCAGCAGAACGCGCATCCCGGGCCTCTCTCGAACACGATCACCGATTCATGGATCGTGAACCCGGCGGTCCCGGCCCTTGTTCCCCCGGGTAGGTTCACCGGCATGACCTGGCCCGAACCGCCGATCGTCCAGGCGCCCATGGCGGGCGGGCCCTCGACGCCCGAACTCGCCGCCGCCGTGTCCGGCGCGGGCGGCCTCGGCTTCCTCGCCGCCGGCTACAAGACCGCCGCAGCCATGCGCGCCGACACCGACCGCACCCGCGCGCTCACGTCCCGCCCGTTCGGGACGAACGTGTTCATGCCGTCCCACGACGACATCGACCCGGCCGCCGTCGACGGCTACCGCGCCCGGCTCGCCCCCGAGGCCGGACGGCTCGGCGTCGCCCCCGGGGACCCGTCGCCGTCCGCGCGCGACGACGGCTACGACGCGAAGATCGCCGCACTCCTCGACGCCCCGCCCGCCTTCGTGAGCTTCACCTTCGGCACCCCGTCGGCCGACGTGACGCGGGCCCTGCAGGGACGCGGCGTCACCGTCGTCGTCACCGTCACGACCGTGGACGAGGCCCTGCAGGCGCTGCGGGAGTCCGGTGCGGACGCCCTCTGCCTGCAGGGATCCGAAGCCGGTGGGCATCGGGCGTCCTTCACGAACACCCTCGCGGGCGCCCTGCCGGTCCGCGATCTCCTCGCCGCCGTGCGGGCCGTCACCGATCGCCCGCTCATCGCCGCCGGGGGCGCCGCCACGCGGGCCGACGTCGCCGAACTCCGCGGGCTCGGGGCCGTCGCCGTGCAGCTCGGCACCGCGTTCGTCCGGTGCCCGGAGAGCGGCGCGAACCCCGTCCACAAGGCCGCGCTCGCCGATCCCCGGTTCACCTCGACCGCCGTGACCCGCGCGTTCAGCGGACGGCCCGCGCGCGGGCTCGTCAACCGGTTCCTCACCGAGCACGACGCCGCCGCGCCCGCCGCGTACCCGGACGTCCACCACGTCACCTCGCCGCTCCGCAAGGCCGCGACCGCCGCGGGCGACCCGGACGGCGTCAACCTGTGGGCCGGGACGTCGTGGCGGCACGCGACGGACGCGCCCGCCGCCGAGGTCGTCCGGTCGCTGACCCCGTTCTAGCCGTTCTTCGCGACGGCCTCGCGGACGGCCGGGGCGATCTCCGCGCCCCACCGGCCGAGCGAGACGTCGTCGTGCGCGTCGTGGCCGGGCGGGAAGAGCACGAACCCGGACGCGCCGTGCTCCAGCACCGCCCCCGTCAGCTCCTCGATCCACTGGCCGGCGGACCCGCCGATCCAGCGGCCGTCGCCGTCGCGGGTGGCGGGCAGCGGCCGGTCGGTGATGCGGCCGGGCAGGTTGTAGACCGTGCGGATCTCGCCGGGGTCGCGTCCGGCGGCGGCCGCCGCCTCGTCGATGACCGGGCGCGACGTCCGGTACCGCTCGCTGAGCCAGTCCGCCGCGTGCCCGGGGAGCCAGCCGTCCGCGACCCGGCCGGTAGCGGCCAGCGACTTCTTCCCGACCGATCCTGTCCAGACGGGCGGCGCGGGCACGGGCGCCGGGTCGATGCCCTCCACCCGGTAGTGGCGGCCGTGGTGGGTGACCGGTCCGCCCCCGCCCGACAGGGCCTTGACCAGGACGATCGCCTCCTCGAAGGCGTCCACGGCGTCGCCCGGCGACAGCCGCGGCACCCCCATGTCGGCGATCCGGTCCCAGAGCCCGCCCGCGCCCATGCCGAGCACGACGCGGCCGTCCGACAGCGCCGACAGCGTCGTCACCGTCCGCGCCAGCATGGGGGCGGGCCGGGTCGGCAGGTTGCTGACGTTGGCGAAGCCCGCGATGTGCCGGGTCCGCCCGAGGACGAACCCGATGGACGCGTACGCGTCCAGGCGATCGCCGATGTACGGGTGGTCGGAGATGGAGAAGAGGTCGAGGCCGTCCTGGTCGGCCCGCTGCACCATGCGCAGCAGCTCGGGCGCCTCGTCGATGCCCGTGTGCGCACCGAATCCGAAAACGACGTCCTGGATGGACATGGTCATTCCTTCCGTTCGTCCGCTCACCACGCGTACGCCTCGGGGGCGGGCTTCGCCCCGTTCGGCCCTGGCGGCGGGAAGAGTTCGTCGAGCCTGGCGAGCGTTTCGCCGTCCAGGTCGATGGCGAGGGCGCGGAGCGAGCCGTCGAGCTGCCCGGTCGTCCGCGGCCCGATGATCGGGCCCGTCACGCCGTCCTGCGCGAGGAGCCACGCGAGCCCGACGTGCGCCGGGTCCTCGCCGAGGTCGGCGCACAGCTTCTCGTACGCCTCGATCGTGTCGCGGTGCTCGGCGAGGACGGCGGCCGAGCGTCCCGAGGCGCCGCGCGCCGCGCCGCCCTCGCGCTGCTTGCGCAGGACGCCGCCCAGCACGCCGCCGTGCAGCGGCGACCACGGGATCACGCCCAGCCCGTACTCGCGCGCGGCGGGCAGCACCTCCAGCTCGACCCAGCGCGTCATCAGGTTGTAGATCGACTGCTCGGAGACCAGCCCGAGGAAGTGCCGCGAGCGCGCCGCCTCCTGCGCCTGCGCGATGTGCCACCCGGCGAAGTTCGACGACCCGAAGTACAGCACCTTCCCCTGCTGCCGCAGGACGCCGAACGCCTCCCACACCTCGTCCCATGGAGCGTTCCGGTCGACGTGGTGCATCTGGTACAGGTCGATGTGGTCGGTGCCGAGCCGCCTGAGCGACGCGTCCGCCGCGCGCCGGATGTTCAGCGCGGACAGGTACGAGTCGTTGGGCCGGTCGCTCATCGGGAGGTAGACCTTCGTCGCCAGCACGGTGTTCTCGCGCCGGTCGCCGCCCCCGGCGAACCACCGTCCGATGATCTCCTCGGTGGACCCGACCCCGGCGCCGCCCCGGCCGCCGTACACGTTCGCGGTGTCGAAGAAGTTGATTCCGTGCTCGTGCGCCCGGTCCATGATCGCGTGGCTGTCCGCCTCGGCCGTCTCGGTGCCGAAGTTCATGGTGCCGAGGACGAGCCGGGAGACCGACAGGCCGCTGCGTCCCAGCCGGGTGTACTCCATGTGCGCCGCTCCTCCGGTTCGTGCCGGACGAGGCCGGCCGGCACGTTGAGTTCGTATGACGAACTGTATTGGTTCGTCATACGAACTGCAAGTCCGGTGACGTGGAGGTCTCGTCAGCGCTCGTCCCGTTCGAGAAAGACGGCCGGGACGTCGTTGTCGAGCACGACGCGTCCGAGCAGGCGGGCGAGCGCGTCCCGGTCGGCTGCGTCGAAGTTCTCCAGCAGCCCGTCGACCCGCCGGCAGGTCTCGGTGTAGAACTCCTCCGCCAGCCGCGCGCCCTTCGCGGTGAGCGCGACCCGCACCGCGCGCGTGTCCCGCTCGTCCGCCTCGCGCCGGACAAGCCCGTTGCGCTCGGTACGGTCCACCAGGCCGGTCAGGCTCGACTTGGCCAGCCCGAGCACCGCCCCCAGCTCGCTCATGCCGTACGACCGGCTCATCAGCACGCACAGCAACTGCCCCTGCTGCGCGGTCACGCCGTGCTCCCGGGCCGACTCGCCGTACACGGCGTTCACCAGGAACGCGGACCGCACCAGCCCGGTCACCGCCCCGATCCGGCCGTCGTCATTTTTCAGCACGCGTCCAGTGTATCTGTGAGACGTGCGGAGTTCGCGCGACGAACTAACGGGTTCCGGCACCCCAGTCCCAGAGGGCCTGCAGCACGGGTCCGAGGTCCCGGCCGCGCGGCGTCAGCGCGTACCGCGTCCGGACGGGACGGGCCGGCAGCCCGGCTGCAGTCGCTCGGCGCGCCCATCACCGTCCGTCCCCGGCACTGCCACACGACCGGCGACCTCGCGCTCCTCATCGTCGACTGGACGATCGAGGGCACCGGCCCCGACGGCGAGCCGGTCCACATTCGGGGCACCGCGACCGATGTCGCCCGCCGGGGAAATGACGGATACTGGCGATACGCCATCGACAACCCCTTCGGCGTCGACGACTTCGAAGGCCCGACAACGTGAAGTGATCCGTGGACGAACGGCTCCGCCGGATCGCCGCCAAGCTGGCGATCGTCCCCCACCTGACCCACCGCTCGCACTCGTTCGGCGAGGAGACGCACCGGTTCGCCCTCGGGCCGCCCCTGCCCGAGGACGACGTCGCCCGGTTCGAGGCCCGCATCGGCGCCGAACTGCCTCGCCCGTACCGCGACTTCCTCACCACGATCGGCCACGGCGGCGCCGGCCCGTACTACGGGCTGGAGCCGCTGGACGGCCGCGACCCGGTGCGCGGGTGCCCGTCCCGTGCGTTTCCGCTGGCCCCGGGGCCGCGGCCTGGACCCGACTGGCACCTCGACGTTCCCGGCGAACCCTACGACGGCACGATCCCCCTCGCCTCGCAAGGCTGCACGTACTGGAGCGTTCTCGTCGTGACCGGCCCCGCGCGCGGTCGCGTTCTCGACATCGACGAAAGCCTGCAACCGCCGTTCTTCACCTCCGACCCCGACTTCCTCGCCTGGTACGAACGCTGGCTCGACGAACTCGCCGCCGGACTCGAATCCCGGGGGTTCTCGATGTCGCTCGCAGGGACGCAGGCTGCGGTCGCCGAACTTCTTCGCGGCGATCCCGACCCGATCGTCCGGGTCCGCGCGGCCCGAACTCTCGCGCGGTACCCCGTCCGGTCACCTCGCACCCTCGCGGTGCTGGCCGCCGCCCTCCGCCTCGATCCCGAACCGGACGTACGGGCGGCGGCCCTGCGGGCGATGCCGGTACCGGATTTCGCACTCGACGATCCGTCGCCGGTCGTGCGGGTCGCGGCCGTCACCCGGCTCGCCCGCACGGACGCGCGTGCCGTCCGGATGGTTCGCGACCCCGATCCGGCCGTCCGCGTGGAGGTGCTGCTTCGATCGGACCTGCTCACCGAGGGCGACGTCCTGCACCTGCTGAACGACACGGCCGCTCCGGTTCGCGCGTACGTCCTGCCGGTGCTTCGCAGGCTCGGATCGCCGCACGCCGTCCCGT
The nucleotide sequence above comes from Actinomadura algeriensis. Encoded proteins:
- a CDS encoding dihydrofolate reductase family protein, with the translated sequence MRRLVYYIGVSIDGRIAGPGGEADFYPVGDGEAAAAYMAWVNERYPETVPTQYRPHVGLADVPNKRFDTVLMGAGTYRAVLDQGIGSPYAHLRQYVASTSLDRIDDPAVELVRDPVALVRDLKREDGPDVWLCGGGGLAGTLLPEIDELIVKSYPVIAGAGPALVDGGFDPTVFAPTDHRSFPNGAAITWYARTPSDARNG
- a CDS encoding NAD(P)-dependent alcohol dehydrogenase: MHIDAAVLRAFDGPFTIESLDLADPGPGEVLVRIAGTGMCHTDQMGRIPGDLVAKPVVLGHEGAGVVEAVGPGVAGVTEGDHVVMSFDSCGTCTDCRDGHPGFCPQMVAHNMLAAPLDGVARLTDASGAAVHNRWFGQSSFATHALGTARNVVPVTRDAPIERLGPLGCGVQTGAASALIALGVGAGDTFAVFGAGAVGLAAVMAARLAGATTIIAVDLHESRLELARELGATHTLNGADDDVAGQIRALTGGGVRYALDTTAVPDVVASAVASLRANGVCGLVGVGATEYRLDANLLLMGRTVKGIIEGDAVPHTFIPKMIELWRQGRFPFDRLIATYPLEKINEAEADAHAGKVVKPVLLPAG
- a CDS encoding TetR/AcrR family transcriptional regulator — translated: MRRNEERRAALIDAAIEVLAEQGARGLTFRAVDGAARVPTGTASNYFTNRDDLFTQVGARVYERLQPDEETVARHLEGAQDREKLAAVMRETVRRVAGFRTGYLALLELRLEATRRPELRTVLTRSVRADVDANVGAHRASGLPGDATSVRLLHMALNWLIVERLTLPEVYSEQEADDLVARAVERLA
- a CDS encoding PaaX family transcriptional regulator C-terminal domain-containing protein, producing the protein MEIRALTARSVVLSTLLGVHPPRLPVRHLVRVGALFGIADGAIRVALSRMVAAGDLARDGDRYRLTDRLLARQARQDEARSPRTRPWDGGWEIAVITAERRPVAERTALRQAMSNVRLAELREGVWMRPANLLRARPDIAVRQCTFIEGRPEGDPAALAASLWDLDAWAAPARDLQAAFAAADGDIVDRFTLAAAVVRHLMDDPLLPAALLPADWPGPDLRTRYERFRTDFARLLSDEVLT
- a CDS encoding cytochrome P450 — encoded protein: MTLTVEQAGRALADPKAYADDRRLHDALTLLRREAPVHRVEAPGYDPFWAITRHADVLEIERAHDLFLNAPRPLLATSELDKLNRERAAQGIALRTLIHMDDPDHRVIRAIGADWFRPRAMRALEPRVRELAKRYVDRMVDLGGECDFAQEVSVHFPLYVILSLLGLPEGDFDRMLTLTQELFGGDDGDRRRGQSNEDKLQVLLDFFAYFKELTEARRAHPTGDLASAIANARVDGEPLNEFDTASYYVIIATAGHDTTSATIAGGLHALVANPRELARLRADPALMPLAVDEMIRWTTPVKEFMRTAVRDYELRGVTIREGDSLLLSYPSANRDEDVFDDPFRFDAGRDPNKHLAFGFGVHYCLGAALARIEVRAFFEELLPRLRSIELAGEPEGIATTFVGGLKRLPVRYKIT
- a CDS encoding acyl-CoA dehydrogenase family protein yields the protein MGDYLIEPVDRLPFGAEEKARRYATERYRGAAGRNWYGCDPTLRFLMRRHLGDGFGWAEPRLRELGALMGGPVARWAEETDRNPPRLEKYDRWGRDVSEVVMPPSFEAARREIVATSFTRPEFVREAKAAGADPVALGVAWSYLLDQADIGMACALGTGGDMVVGLAEAFAPDDVKARVRALFAAGAFSGEAAQLLTERAGGSDLGALESTAARDGDGDAWRLDGFKWFASNANGSAFVVLAKPVGADDGVRGIAPFLVLRERRDGTRNGVRIRRLKDKLGTRSVASAEIEFTGAEAFLLAPAASAGEGGDGRGLARMMELTNGARLGIAAMGLGCARRSLVEALCYARAREAFGAPLADQPLMRRKLAELVVETEAVQALVFDGYLTPLRIGAALVKLRAARLGVTAASDAIEAHGGNGYIEQWPVARILRDAQVNPIWEGGDNVLCLDVRRAIERQGAHEPFLERVAAAAGRAPSGDDATAALVQDRIGHLREAIDAWRGLDKSVAEARLYPLAQYMADVYAAALLLEQAGWEREDTGADRKALVARLYARAHLADRGPLRGIDAPAEELERFDELVGGAFEEE
- a CDS encoding crotonase/enoyl-CoA hydratase family protein, with product MPVRVERRDAVTTVIMSRPEARNAVDGGTAGELAAAFRAFDADPAASVAVLWGEGGTFCAGADLKSIGTGRSPRVDPPPADGPLGCTRLRLSKPVIAAVAGHAVAGGLELALWCDLRVAEEDAVFGVFCRRWGVPLVDGGTVRLPRLIGTSRAMDLILTGRPVDAREAFDIGLANRLVPSGTGRAAAEELAADLARFPQACLRGDRASVLDAEGLSEEEALAVEYRHGLGALGEALTGAGRFAEGRGRHGDSNDV